GGGGGCCGACATCCTGGGCCCGCAGAACCGCCCCCGGGCCGCCGAGGAGCCCTTCACCCTGGCGCCGCCCGCCACCGACCACGGCACCATGCCGAACCTGAAATGGTCGTTCGCGGACAGCCACATGCGGCTGGAGAAGGGCGGCTGGGCGCGCCAGACCACGATCCGCGAGCTGCCGGTCTCGAAGGCCATGGCGGGGGTCAACATGCGGCTCAAGGCCGGCGTGGTCCGCGAGATGCACTGGCACAAGGAGGCCGAGTGGTCCTACATGATCAAGGGCAAGGCCCGGATCACCGCGATCGATCAGGACGGGCGCACCTTCGCGGACGACGTCGGCGAAGGCGACCTCTGGTACTTCCCCGGCGGCATCCCGCACTCCATCCAGGGCCTCTCGGCCGACGGGGTGGACGGCTGCGAGTTCCTGCTGGTGTTCGACGACGGCGGCTTCTCGGAGGATTCCACCTTCCTGCTGACCGACTGGCTCGCGCACACGCCGAAGGACGTGCTCGCCAAGAACTGCGGCCTGCCGGAGAGCGCGTTCGCCAATGTCCCCGAGAAGGAGCTCTACATCTTCCCCGGCCCCATGCCGGGGCCGCTCGCGGCCGACAGGATGGGCGGCTCCGGGCCGGTGCCCAAGACCTTCAGCCA
The sequence above is drawn from the Methylobacterium mesophilicum SR1.6/6 genome and encodes:
- a CDS encoding oxalate decarboxylase family bicupin, yielding MTEISRRAVIAAAGGAMAASSAAAQSALPVAPERGGKGADILGPQNRPRAAEEPFTLAPPATDHGTMPNLKWSFADSHMRLEKGGWARQTTIRELPVSKAMAGVNMRLKAGVVREMHWHKEAEWSYMIKGKARITAIDQDGRTFADDVGEGDLWYFPGGIPHSIQGLSADGVDGCEFLLVFDDGGFSEDSTFLLTDWLAHTPKDVLAKNCGLPESAFANVPEKELYIFPGPMPGPLAADRMGGSGPVPKTFSHRMLAQEPLRTKSGSVRITDSIVFPASTNIAAALVEVEPGGLRELHWHPNSDEWQYYLSGRGRMTVFGSESKARTFDYQAGDVGYVPFAMGHYIENTGDTVLTFLEMFKSPRYADISLTQWLALTPHPLVQAHTGLDPKQVDALSPVKAPVVPG